The following are encoded together in the Alphaproteobacteria bacterium genome:
- a CDS encoding AIPR family protein, whose product MATLIEDTIIEERVKRISKANSLPPDMAFLTWVHSLLFDTDEGEIPKGELIEGSGEKQLDTINVDDDSQSESATVSFLQAKRTGGFSSNSLVLLSNGLSWVFEADEDKLAGLKNVALRNKITEIRDLLQEYGPSKLTVRVYMVTKGSAKDLSNEYQEERSRFIQKWSNRYFSAFTLHELGAIEIIERMQIADGAAPINERIKIEYDVNKGSVLQLVSEGVRSILCTVTGAELARLASLQPENSIFERNIRRHLGLRGKVNSEIYESCTNPDRSKFFWFMNNGITMTCDKFDPVLEPGKANIRVENAQIVNGCQTSMTLRRASEDKKLRADVKVQLKIYETNAPEFTDSIVLATNQQNSIKNRDLFSNRRSQLHLQQAIKDQFGLHYERKANEFKDQNIDRSKIINNEKAGQAYLAVCLRQPTVARAQKYKVFDDDWYTSIFEKIDPGHFVLSDAIVKYCQQQTDAELMVGTESSRKYNLGLYGVFHLSSVFGRHLLGSGKWPTSGSADYRSALKTVMRREKGAAKIFDQSVKTMLSIMAKAKLSKGEWNNYFKSSRSYRDINVHFDHESTPRRRKS is encoded by the coding sequence ATGGCAACCTTGATTGAAGACACCATCATTGAAGAGCGCGTGAAGCGCATCAGCAAGGCCAATTCCCTGCCGCCCGACATGGCCTTTCTCACATGGGTACACTCTCTACTATTTGATACAGACGAGGGTGAAATTCCTAAGGGTGAGCTGATCGAAGGTAGCGGGGAGAAGCAGCTAGACACGATAAATGTTGACGACGACTCTCAGAGCGAAAGTGCAACGGTCTCCTTCCTGCAAGCAAAGAGGACGGGAGGCTTCTCGTCAAATTCACTGGTGCTCCTGAGCAATGGACTATCATGGGTATTTGAAGCAGATGAAGACAAGCTTGCCGGTTTGAAGAATGTTGCTCTCCGCAATAAGATCACGGAAATCCGCGACTTGCTGCAAGAGTATGGTCCGAGCAAATTAACCGTGCGCGTATATATGGTCACAAAAGGTAGCGCGAAAGATCTTTCAAATGAATATCAGGAGGAGCGCTCACGATTCATCCAAAAATGGTCTAATCGGTACTTTAGTGCTTTCACGCTTCATGAGCTGGGCGCCATCGAGATCATCGAGCGTATGCAGATTGCCGACGGCGCAGCTCCAATCAATGAGCGGATCAAGATCGAGTATGACGTAAACAAGGGTTCGGTCCTTCAACTCGTTAGTGAAGGGGTGCGGTCGATACTATGCACGGTCACGGGTGCTGAACTCGCAAGGCTCGCATCTCTACAGCCGGAAAACTCAATTTTTGAAAGGAACATACGGAGGCATCTGGGCCTCAGGGGCAAGGTAAACTCAGAGATCTACGAATCCTGCACCAACCCCGATAGATCCAAATTTTTTTGGTTCATGAACAATGGGATCACGATGACGTGCGACAAGTTTGATCCCGTCTTGGAGCCCGGTAAGGCCAACATAAGAGTGGAGAACGCTCAAATCGTAAACGGGTGTCAGACGTCCATGACCCTTCGAAGAGCAAGCGAAGACAAAAAGCTGAGGGCTGACGTAAAGGTACAGCTCAAGATTTATGAAACAAATGCTCCGGAATTCACAGATAGCATTGTACTTGCTACCAACCAGCAAAACTCTATTAAGAACAGAGATCTATTTTCGAATCGGCGCTCGCAGCTCCATTTACAACAAGCAATTAAGGATCAGTTTGGGCTTCACTATGAACGCAAGGCCAACGAATTTAAGGATCAGAACATTGACCGATCCAAGATCATAAATAATGAGAAGGCAGGACAAGCCTACCTTGCAGTGTGCCTAAGACAACCGACCGTTGCTCGAGCGCAGAAGTATAAGGTTTTCGACGATGACTGGTACACCAGCATCTTCGAGAAGATAGACCCTGGTCACTTCGTTCTTTCGGATGCAATCGTCAAATACTGCCAGCAGCAGACGGATGCAGAACTTATGGTAGGCACGGAGTCGTCACGCAAATACAACCTCGGTCTGTATGGGGTGTTTCACCTTTCTTCTGTCTTTGGACGCCATCTTCTCGGCTCGGGGAAGTGGCCAACAAGCGGGAGTGCAGACTATCGCAGCGCCCTTAAGACCGTCATGCGCCGGGAGAAGGGTGCCGCAAAGATTTTTGACCAATCTGTAAAGACCATGTTGAGCATCATGGCCAAAGCCAAACTGTCAAAAGGCGAATGGAATAACTACTTCAAGAGCAGCAGAAGTTATAGAGATATAAACGTACACTTTGATCACGAATCCACGCCGAGAAGGAGGAAATCCTAG
- a CDS encoding DUF559 domain-containing protein has translation MRILRGAYLARTTRSRRLCRDSTDAERILWAALRGRQLDGLKFVRREPIGPYFADFVCRDAKLVVELDGGQHADSAYDERRDAAISEAGYRILRLWNNEVLGNVEGALMTIARAARSAGERGGEG, from the coding sequence ATGCGCATCCTCCGCGGCGCCTATTTGGCACGAACTACGCGTTCACGACGGCTATGCCGCGACTCCACCGATGCCGAGCGCATTCTTTGGGCGGCGTTGCGCGGCCGACAACTCGATGGCCTGAAATTTGTGCGGCGGGAGCCGATCGGCCCATACTTCGCCGACTTCGTCTGCCGCGACGCCAAGCTGGTCGTCGAACTCGACGGCGGACAGCACGCCGACAGCGCGTATGATGAACGGCGCGACGCGGCGATCAGCGAGGCCGGCTATCGCATTCTGCGGCTATGGAACAACGAGGTTCTGGGCAACGTCGAAGGCGCGCTCATGACGATCGCTCGTGCGGCCCGGTCAGCCGGCGAGAGGGGTGGTGAGGGTTGA
- a CDS encoding TfoX/Sxy family protein: MVASAGFAEFLKEQLETLGRVSMRRMFGKTGVFCDGVMLGVVSDDTFYVRVNAQNRALFAEAASSPPLNYAKGGRLIELAFWRVPERLIDEPDELIDWARAALAAARRAATKRRKK, encoded by the coding sequence ATGGTCGCCAGCGCCGGCTTCGCCGAATTCCTCAAGGAGCAGCTCGAGACGCTGGGCCGCGTCTCGATGCGCCGCATGTTCGGCAAGACCGGCGTGTTCTGCGACGGGGTGATGCTGGGCGTCGTCAGCGACGACACGTTCTATGTCCGCGTCAATGCGCAGAACCGCGCGCTGTTCGCCGAGGCCGCGTCGTCGCCGCCGCTGAACTACGCCAAGGGCGGCAGGCTGATCGAGCTGGCCTTCTGGCGCGTGCCCGAGCGGCTGATCGACGAGCCCGACGAGCTCATCGACTGGGCGCGCGCCGCGCTCGCCGCGGCCCGCCGCGCGGCGACGAAGCGGCGGAAGAAATGA
- a CDS encoding acyl-CoA dehydrogenase family protein, which translates to MKTAEARARDLQPLLDAHGAEMDRRRELTPEVVEALFAADMLRLLLPKSLGGQEIHLLDYCKACEQLAWADASVAWFVNQSNVSSATSAAAMSREAAMTAFGSAREGLAWGARHNMSKAIRVEGGYRLSGTWSFASGGRHTNYLGAHSAVQNPDGTPRMLYGRPDDRSFVFRRSDAQITDDWYVLGLRGTGSDTYTVSDLFVPDGWAPAREALEERRESGPLYTIMSTLLYATGFCAVTLGVGRRMLETYIELARGKQSRAATSIMARNDAIQREIANLEAKLSAARAFLHEALVQAYDAAASGTLDTDRRVRLRLATTWGMNAATDVSIASYRAAGTTAILDAQPFERRFRDAMSASQHLQALPPHLEMVGRHLLGTENKLQHL; encoded by the coding sequence ATGAAGACCGCCGAGGCGCGCGCCCGCGACCTGCAGCCATTGCTCGACGCGCACGGCGCGGAGATGGATCGCCGCCGCGAGCTGACACCGGAGGTGGTCGAGGCGCTGTTCGCCGCCGACATGCTGCGCCTGCTGCTGCCGAAATCCCTCGGCGGCCAGGAGATCCACCTGCTCGACTACTGCAAGGCCTGCGAGCAACTGGCCTGGGCGGACGCGAGCGTCGCCTGGTTCGTCAACCAGTCCAACGTCTCCTCGGCGACCTCGGCGGCGGCGATGTCGCGCGAGGCGGCGATGACCGCCTTCGGCAGCGCGCGCGAGGGCCTGGCCTGGGGCGCGCGGCACAACATGAGCAAGGCGATCCGCGTCGAGGGCGGCTATCGCCTGAGCGGCACCTGGAGCTTCGCCAGCGGCGGACGCCACACCAACTATCTCGGCGCGCACAGCGCGGTGCAGAACCCCGACGGCACGCCGCGCATGCTCTACGGCAGGCCCGACGATCGCAGCTTCGTCTTCAGGCGCAGCGATGCGCAGATCACCGACGACTGGTACGTGCTGGGCCTGCGCGGCACCGGCTCGGACACCTACACGGTGAGCGACCTCTTCGTGCCCGACGGCTGGGCGCCGGCGCGCGAGGCGCTGGAGGAGCGCCGCGAGAGCGGGCCGCTCTACACCATCATGTCGACCCTGCTCTACGCCACCGGCTTCTGCGCCGTCACCCTGGGCGTCGGGCGGCGCATGCTGGAAACCTATATCGAGCTGGCGCGCGGCAAGCAGAGCCGCGCCGCTACCAGCATCATGGCGCGCAACGACGCCATCCAGCGCGAGATCGCCAATCTCGAAGCCAAGCTCTCCGCCGCGCGCGCCTTCCTGCACGAGGCGCTGGTGCAGGCCTACGACGCGGCGGCTTCGGGCACGCTCGACACCGACCGGCGCGTCCGCCTGCGGCTCGCGACCACCTGGGGCATGAACGCCGCCACCGACGTGTCGATCGCCTCCTACCGCGCCGCCGGCACCACGGCGATCCTCGACGCCCAGCCCTTCGAGCGCCGCTTCCGCGACGCCATGAGCGCCAGCCAGCATTTGCAGGCCCTGCCGCCCCACCTCGAGATGGTCGGCCGCCACCTGCTGGGCACCGAGAACAAGCTGCAGCATCTGTAA
- a CDS encoding DUF1330 domain-containing protein: protein MAKAYWVAMYRSVSNPDALAAYAELAGPAITAAGGRILVRGMPTHLYEAGLQQRTVVIEFDSVQHAQAAHDSPAYQKALAALGGGAERDIRIVEGV from the coding sequence ATGGCCAAAGCCTATTGGGTCGCCATGTATCGATCGGTCAGCAACCCGGATGCGCTGGCCGCCTATGCCGAGCTCGCCGGCCCGGCGATCACCGCCGCCGGCGGGCGAATCCTGGTGCGGGGAATGCCGACGCACCTCTATGAAGCCGGCCTCCAGCAGCGCACGGTGGTCATCGAGTTCGACAGCGTGCAGCATGCCCAGGCGGCGCATGACAGCCCGGCCTACCAGAAAGCCCTGGCCGCGCTCGGCGGTGGAGCCGAGCGCGACATCCGCATCGTCGAAGGGGTGTAG
- a CDS encoding phytanoyl-CoA dioxygenase family protein yields MAMTGTAPLTAAEHARAMAVYSRAGEARARALGNRGPIRFGTDGRLVPEILESYWTHGFYVFEGVVGAEELAELREAVDGVLARAPVAPGAALDRFGRPALGEGIIKPPYKIARPLSDPVGGTDKNNGRHPVQMQQPEPGQDDPEWVVELLDGNLHLIDECLRLYGHPGLLGVAASILGDDFVPYNEVTFVKEPGLGPSVAWHQDGTTHWNAPDWDEGAHGFNFMTQLYPSTAGNGVWVLPGSHKLGKADIRRKVAEAGSERIEGAVPMLCDAGDTIVTNRQLLHGSFANSSPDRRITLNAGFFPRKRVLNVTARRLHGAMETYDQARIDERCRIILLAIDARRQRFPHEQAYVYKPLAGREDANRFNETTRRTLLLNYNQRDMFI; encoded by the coding sequence ATGGCGATGACCGGGACCGCGCCGCTGACCGCCGCCGAGCATGCCCGCGCGATGGCCGTCTACAGTCGCGCCGGCGAGGCACGGGCGCGGGCGCTGGGCAACCGGGGGCCGATCCGCTTCGGCACCGACGGCAGGCTCGTGCCGGAGATTCTGGAGTCGTACTGGACGCACGGCTTCTACGTCTTCGAGGGCGTGGTCGGTGCCGAGGAGCTGGCCGAATTGCGCGAAGCCGTCGATGGCGTGCTGGCGCGGGCGCCCGTCGCGCCGGGCGCGGCGCTCGATCGCTTCGGCCGGCCGGCCCTGGGCGAGGGCATCATCAAGCCGCCCTACAAGATCGCACGGCCGCTCAGCGATCCCGTCGGCGGCACCGACAAGAACAACGGCCGCCATCCGGTGCAGATGCAGCAGCCCGAGCCGGGCCAGGACGATCCCGAATGGGTGGTCGAGCTGCTCGACGGCAATCTGCACCTGATAGACGAGTGCCTGCGGCTCTACGGCCATCCCGGCCTGCTGGGCGTCGCCGCCTCGATCCTCGGCGACGATTTCGTGCCCTACAACGAGGTGACGTTCGTGAAGGAGCCGGGGCTCGGGCCGTCGGTCGCCTGGCACCAGGACGGCACGACGCACTGGAACGCGCCCGACTGGGATGAGGGCGCGCACGGCTTCAACTTCATGACCCAGCTCTATCCCAGCACCGCCGGCAACGGCGTGTGGGTGCTGCCGGGCAGCCACAAGCTCGGCAAGGCCGACATCCGCCGCAAGGTCGCCGAGGCCGGCTCCGAGCGCATCGAGGGCGCGGTGCCGATGCTGTGCGACGCGGGCGACACGATCGTCACCAACCGCCAGCTGCTGCACGGCTCCTTCGCCAACTCCTCGCCCGATCGGCGCATCACGCTCAACGCCGGCTTCTTCCCGCGCAAGCGCGTGCTGAATGTCACCGCGCGCCGCCTGCACGGCGCGATGGAAACCTACGACCAGGCGCGCATCGACGAACGCTGCCGCATCATCCTGCTGGCCATTGATGCGCGCCGGCAGCGCTTCCCGCATGAGCAGGCCTATGTCTACAAGCCGCTCGCCGGCCGCGAGGACGCTAACCGCTTCAACGAGACCACGCGCCGCACGCTGCTGCTCAACTACAATCAGCGCGACATGTTCATCTGA
- a CDS encoding AAA family ATPase, protein MTGRLQGLLDGRHLDVALLARLGVGACARLGADWIAIPYLEGGRQVNTKYRTLGAEKRFSQDKGGRQILWNVDCLADPTFAEEPLIVTEGELDAVVALQCGFPRTVSVPGGAPMEALGADDSGRKYAYLDAAEALLKDVRQIILAVDGDGPGANLLADLALRLGKSRCRWLRYPPECKDLNDVLMRHDARGVREALRDAPWYPVPGIHRLSQLPPPDVSPALPIGVAGLDEHYRARRGDLVVVTGIPGHGKSSFVNEVCCRLAWRHGWNTCFASFEQLPQLDHRRALRSFHAGIAERDMTEAQLAAADAWIEKRFSFMVPDEDEDVDLAWVLERAAAAVRRFDADVLVIDPWNEMDHVRPPDMNLTEYTGFAIKQFRKFARKHRVHLIVVAHPAKLQRSRESGRYPTPSLYDISDSAHWANKPELGIVVHRESLGPEGTTTIKVAKVRYCGVIGTPGEVSGLRWNREATRYERQETNDA, encoded by the coding sequence TTGACCGGGCGCCTGCAGGGCCTGCTCGATGGACGGCATCTCGACGTCGCGCTGCTGGCGAGGCTTGGCGTGGGCGCCTGCGCGCGGCTGGGCGCTGACTGGATCGCCATCCCCTATCTCGAGGGCGGCCGGCAGGTGAACACCAAGTACCGCACCCTGGGCGCCGAGAAGCGCTTCAGCCAGGACAAGGGCGGCCGGCAGATCCTGTGGAATGTCGACTGCCTCGCCGATCCGACCTTCGCCGAGGAGCCGCTGATCGTCACCGAGGGCGAGCTCGACGCCGTGGTGGCGCTGCAATGCGGCTTCCCGCGCACCGTCAGCGTGCCCGGCGGCGCGCCGATGGAGGCGCTGGGCGCCGACGACTCGGGTCGCAAATACGCCTATCTCGACGCCGCCGAGGCGCTGCTCAAGGATGTGCGCCAGATCATCCTCGCCGTCGACGGCGACGGGCCGGGCGCCAATCTGCTGGCCGACCTGGCGCTGCGCCTGGGCAAGTCGCGCTGCCGCTGGCTGCGCTATCCGCCCGAGTGCAAGGACCTCAACGACGTGCTGATGCGCCACGACGCGCGCGGCGTACGCGAGGCGCTGCGCGATGCGCCGTGGTACCCGGTGCCCGGCATCCATCGCCTCTCGCAGCTGCCGCCGCCCGACGTCTCGCCGGCGCTGCCGATCGGCGTCGCCGGGCTCGACGAGCACTACCGCGCGCGACGCGGCGATCTGGTGGTGGTGACCGGCATCCCCGGCCACGGCAAGTCGAGCTTCGTCAACGAGGTGTGCTGCCGGCTGGCCTGGCGGCACGGCTGGAACACCTGCTTCGCCAGCTTCGAGCAGCTGCCGCAGCTCGACCACCGCCGCGCGCTCCGCTCGTTCCACGCCGGCATCGCCGAACGCGACATGACCGAGGCGCAGCTCGCCGCCGCCGATGCGTGGATCGAGAAGCGCTTCTCTTTCATGGTGCCCGACGAGGACGAGGACGTCGATCTCGCCTGGGTGCTCGAGCGCGCCGCCGCCGCGGTGCGCCGCTTCGATGCCGACGTGCTGGTGATCGACCCCTGGAACGAGATGGACCACGTGCGTCCGCCCGACATGAACCTCACCGAGTACACCGGCTTCGCCATCAAGCAGTTCAGGAAGTTCGCGCGCAAGCACCGCGTGCACCTGATCGTCGTGGCGCATCCCGCCAAGCTGCAGCGCAGCCGCGAGAGCGGCCGCTACCCGACGCCCAGCCTCTACGACATCTCCGACTCCGCGCATTGGGCCAACAAGCCGGAGCTCGGCATCGTCGTGCACCGCGAGAGCCTGGGGCCCGAGGGCACGACCACGATCAAGGTGGCGAAGGTGCGCTATTGCGGCGTGATCGGCACGCCGGGCGAGGTGAGCGGGCTGCGCTGGAACCGGGAGGCGACACGCTACGAGAGACAGGAGACGAACGATGCTTGA
- a CDS encoding ABC transporter substrate-binding protein, translating to MRRRVLLLASLAALPSSPRAQGGKLPSIGFLFPGNAEPLLGRMRNELRKLGHVEGRTVAFEVRAAAGQAERLPALAAELVRLPVDVIVATQTPSVFAARAATTTIPIVMASGDPVRTGLVTSLSRPGGNITGMAGATPELSAKLLSLVREAVPGASRIGVLANDGDPFTVHFLELLENAARQTGVTLHVERARASDDYEAAFAAFEREGVRALIVQPSMRRRHAVALANARRIATASPWELFAGEGGLLAYAASRQEIERRLAQFADRILKGARPADLPVELPTEYVLVVNLKAARALGVEIPLSVLVRADEVIE from the coding sequence ATGAGGCGTCGTGTCCTGCTTCTCGCATCGCTGGCGGCGCTGCCTTCGTCGCCGCGGGCGCAGGGCGGCAAGTTGCCGAGCATCGGCTTCCTGTTCCCCGGCAACGCCGAGCCGCTGCTCGGGCGCATGCGCAACGAGCTGCGCAAGCTGGGCCATGTCGAGGGCCGCACCGTCGCCTTCGAGGTGCGCGCCGCCGCGGGCCAGGCGGAGCGCCTGCCGGCGCTGGCCGCCGAGCTGGTGCGCCTGCCGGTCGACGTCATCGTGGCGACGCAGACGCCGTCGGTCTTCGCCGCGCGCGCGGCCACGACCACGATCCCGATCGTCATGGCCTCGGGCGACCCGGTGCGCACCGGCCTGGTCACCTCGCTGTCGCGTCCCGGCGGCAACATCACCGGCATGGCGGGGGCCACGCCCGAGCTCAGCGCCAAGCTGCTCTCCCTGGTGCGCGAGGCGGTGCCCGGCGCGAGCCGCATCGGCGTGCTGGCCAACGACGGCGATCCGTTCACGGTGCATTTCCTGGAGCTGCTCGAGAACGCGGCGCGCCAGACCGGCGTGACCCTGCATGTCGAGCGCGCCAGGGCGTCCGACGACTACGAAGCCGCCTTCGCCGCCTTCGAGCGCGAAGGCGTGCGGGCGCTGATCGTGCAACCCAGCATGCGCCGCCGCCACGCCGTCGCCCTGGCCAATGCGCGGCGGATCGCGACCGCCTCGCCGTGGGAGCTCTTCGCCGGGGAGGGCGGGCTGCTGGCCTACGCCGCCAGCCGGCAGGAAATCGAGCGCCGGCTGGCGCAGTTCGCCGACCGCATCCTCAAGGGCGCCAGGCCGGCCGACCTGCCGGTCGAGCTGCCGACCGAGTACGTGCTGGTCGTCAACCTCAAGGCGGCCCGCGCGCTGGGCGTCGAGATCCCGCTGTCGGTCCTCGTGCGCGCCGACGAAGTGATCGAGTGA
- a CDS encoding fatty acid desaturase encodes MYVLADISTWLTLALALPAAGFVVRIFILQHDCGHGALFRSRGLNDWTGRLCGLVTLTPYASWRRQHALHHANWNNLDRRESGADIYSTCLTIAEYRALKPLRRLGYRLLRHPLIALVLLPPLVFVALYRVPFDTPASWRRERLSVHFTNLALLALFTTMGLTLGFANVALVQLPIMVVAAIIGVWLFSVQHRFEGTQWFRRDTWSAQAASLRGSSFLRLPGLLRWFTGNIGYHHVHHLNARIPNYRLADCHDASPALRRVPTLGLGAALRSSGCWLWDEEGGRMVGFAAARRRK; translated from the coding sequence ATGTACGTCCTGGCCGACATCTCGACCTGGCTGACCTTGGCGCTGGCGCTGCCCGCCGCCGGTTTCGTCGTGCGCATCTTCATCCTGCAGCACGATTGCGGCCACGGCGCGCTGTTCCGCTCGAGGGGGCTCAACGACTGGACCGGCCGGCTGTGCGGGCTGGTGACGCTCACGCCCTACGCCAGCTGGCGGCGCCAGCACGCGCTGCACCACGCCAACTGGAACAACCTCGATCGCCGCGAGAGCGGCGCCGACATCTACTCGACCTGCCTGACGATCGCCGAGTACCGCGCGCTCAAGCCGCTGCGCCGCCTGGGCTACCGGCTGCTGCGCCATCCGCTGATCGCCCTGGTGCTGCTGCCGCCGCTGGTCTTCGTCGCGCTCTACCGCGTGCCGTTCGACACGCCCGCCTCGTGGCGGCGCGAGCGCCTGTCGGTGCACTTCACCAACCTGGCGCTGCTCGCGCTGTTCACGACGATGGGCCTGACCCTGGGCTTCGCCAATGTCGCGCTGGTGCAGCTGCCGATCATGGTCGTCGCGGCGATCATCGGCGTCTGGCTGTTCTCGGTGCAGCACCGCTTCGAGGGCACCCAGTGGTTCCGCCGCGACACCTGGAGCGCGCAGGCGGCCTCGCTGCGCGGCTCGTCCTTTCTGCGCCTGCCCGGCCTGCTGCGCTGGTTCACCGGCAATATCGGCTATCACCACGTCCATCATCTCAACGCGCGCATCCCCAACTACCGGCTGGCCGACTGCCACGACGCCAGCCCGGCGCTGCGGCGGGTGCCGACGCTCGGGCTGGGCGCGGCGCTGCGCTCCAGCGGCTGCTGGCTGTGGGACGAGGAAGGCGGCCGCATGGTGGGCTTCGCCGCGGCGCGCAGGCGGAAATGA
- a CDS encoding HNH endonuclease — MLEVVIDGVSLQSRCGLRSEIDAMARVLAALPHDTRRRLATIFCDSKACAFYDVEVQARRWADGLEQLLDDAFYRLLGGHNGIAIVERQPACDAPMPPLRFAATGAGFYASREWLTLRYDTLRRHGPRCQCCGATGPEAIIQVDHILPRRDHPELALDPGNLQVLCRPCNLGKGADDTTDWRPRMAWVEGRWRGDDEEAPLDSAC; from the coding sequence ATGCTTGAGGTGGTGATCGACGGCGTGAGCCTGCAAAGCCGCTGCGGCCTGCGAAGCGAGATCGACGCCATGGCCCGCGTGCTGGCGGCGCTGCCCCACGACACGCGCCGCCGGCTGGCGACGATCTTCTGCGACTCCAAGGCCTGCGCGTTCTACGACGTCGAGGTGCAGGCGCGGCGCTGGGCCGACGGGCTGGAGCAGCTGCTCGACGACGCGTTCTATCGCCTGCTCGGCGGCCACAACGGCATCGCCATCGTCGAGCGCCAGCCTGCCTGCGACGCGCCGATGCCGCCGCTGCGCTTCGCCGCGACCGGCGCCGGCTTCTACGCCTCGCGCGAATGGCTGACGCTGCGCTACGACACGCTGCGCCGCCACGGCCCGCGCTGCCAGTGCTGCGGCGCCACCGGGCCGGAGGCGATCATCCAGGTCGACCACATCCTGCCGCGCCGCGACCACCCCGAGCTGGCGCTCGACCCGGGCAACCTCCAGGTGCTGTGCCGGCCGTGCAATCTGGGCAAGGGCGCGGACGACACGACCGACTGGCGGCCGCGGATGGCGTGGGTGGAGGGGCGGTGGAGGGGGGATGATGAGGAAGCGCCTTTGGATTCAGCCTGTTGA
- a CDS encoding DUF1918 domain-containing protein: MKAHKFKVGDYVRIASRIVSAVPPGRYQVVRLMPPEGDHNQYRVRFVDDGHERMVKESDLS; the protein is encoded by the coding sequence ATGAAGGCACACAAGTTCAAGGTCGGCGACTATGTGCGCATCGCCTCGCGCATCGTCTCGGCGGTGCCCCCCGGCCGCTACCAGGTCGTCCGCCTGATGCCGCCGGAGGGCGACCACAACCAGTACCGCGTGCGCTTCGTCGACGACGGCCACGAACGCATGGTCAAGGAGTCCGACCTCAGTTGA